In the genome of Leptospira licerasiae serovar Varillal str. VAR 010, one region contains:
- a CDS encoding adenylate/guanylate cyclase domain-containing protein: MISHFRRFIDWVQLSKLTQGLNDHEARAMRITGSTQFIMFSIPALLSVAVYFTEPPETHLYSYSMTIIFLIILGIARYLLTKRSLAAAAVMTLVAMNYQFAVLTLAQADDPAPLGFLISSILPFLMIPRSRTKTIWSLVIIPVILFLAAQYYYRVFGGSAIFGPPRWVVPADYLMPPLTLMSIVMVFIIYQFVKAVNTAEDKLSREHAQSEKLLLNILPREVADELKEKGISKPRHFPSATVCFTDFEGFTKISESLEPGELVAELDRCFSYFDSLMDRYKLEKLKTIGDSYMFVGGIPNSSSTHAVDCVLAALEIQAFMNQMKEIKASQNLPYWQLRLGIHSGDLVAGVIGEKKFAYDVWSDTVNTASRCESSGATGKINISGATYKLVKDFFDCEYRGEVAAKHKGNIDMYFVHGLLPELHRSGEPRVPNSEFEKRYATLRSSMEKAEAADAS; the protein is encoded by the coding sequence ATGATTTCACATTTCCGCAGGTTCATCGATTGGGTCCAATTAAGCAAACTCACACAAGGTCTCAACGATCACGAGGCACGGGCTATGCGTATCACTGGATCTACACAGTTCATTATGTTTTCAATCCCGGCATTGCTATCAGTAGCAGTTTATTTTACTGAGCCTCCCGAAACACATCTATATTCCTATTCCATGACCATCATCTTCCTGATTATTCTGGGGATTGCCCGATACCTCCTGACTAAGCGGAGTCTCGCGGCCGCAGCGGTTATGACGCTTGTAGCGATGAATTATCAATTTGCTGTTCTAACACTCGCGCAAGCAGACGACCCTGCGCCTCTTGGATTTTTGATCAGTTCTATTTTACCATTTCTAATGATCCCTCGTTCACGGACGAAAACCATTTGGAGCCTTGTGATCATTCCGGTAATTCTCTTCCTGGCCGCTCAGTATTATTATAGAGTATTCGGCGGCTCGGCAATCTTCGGTCCTCCTAGATGGGTTGTGCCGGCAGATTATTTGATGCCCCCACTTACTCTTATGTCGATAGTTATGGTTTTCATCATTTATCAGTTCGTAAAGGCGGTCAACACCGCCGAGGACAAACTGTCAAGGGAACACGCTCAGTCAGAGAAACTTTTGCTTAATATTTTGCCGAGAGAAGTGGCCGACGAATTAAAAGAGAAAGGGATCAGTAAACCTCGCCATTTTCCCTCTGCCACTGTTTGTTTCACTGATTTCGAAGGTTTTACTAAAATTTCAGAATCATTGGAACCGGGCGAACTCGTCGCGGAGTTAGATCGATGCTTTTCGTATTTCGATAGTCTGATGGATCGATACAAGCTTGAGAAACTTAAGACCATCGGTGACAGTTATATGTTTGTAGGAGGCATTCCGAATAGCAGTTCTACTCACGCAGTGGACTGCGTGCTTGCAGCACTCGAGATCCAAGCATTCATGAATCAGATGAAGGAAATTAAAGCCTCCCAGAATCTTCCTTACTGGCAGCTTCGATTGGGAATTCATTCCGGAGACTTGGTGGCAGGAGTCATCGGAGAGAAGAAGTTTGCCTACGATGTTTGGAGCGATACTGTAAATACTGCGAGCAGGTGTGAATCTTCCGGTGCAACGGGTAAAATCAATATCTCGGGTGCTACTTATAAGCTTGTTAAAGATTTTTTTGATTGTGAGTATCGCGGTGAGGTAGCCGCAAAGCATAAAGGTAATATCGATATGTATTTTGTTCACGGACTCCTACCCGAATTGCACAGATCAGGGGAACCTAGAGTGCCAAACTCCGAATTTGAAAAGCGTTATGCAACTTTGCGCTCAAGTATGGAGAAGGCCGAAGCAGCGGATGCCAGTTGA
- a CDS encoding DUF2203 domain-containing protein, producing MERKIWTYEEARKILPYVRSITEEFYEAVGKVHQELKNGLYQENEQEARETKVEELLVDWSGKIRELGIEVKGLWLVDFDNGKGYYCWHLGEEDLLFEHGYDEGFAGRKPIQNIDEDYE from the coding sequence ATGGAACGTAAGATCTGGACATACGAAGAAGCCCGTAAAATTCTGCCCTATGTCCGATCCATTACGGAAGAATTTTACGAAGCCGTAGGCAAAGTTCACCAAGAACTGAAAAACGGTTTATACCAAGAGAATGAACAAGAAGCCAGGGAAACCAAAGTTGAAGAACTATTGGTGGATTGGTCCGGAAAGATCCGGGAACTTGGGATAGAAGTCAAAGGGCTTTGGCTTGTGGACTTCGACAACGGAAAAGGTTATTATTGTTGGCATCTGGGAGAAGAGGATCTTCTTTTCGAACACGGATACGACGAGGGTTTTGCAGGACGCAAACCGATCCAAAACATAGACGAGGATTACGAATAA
- a CDS encoding MBL fold metallo-hydrolase, with amino-acid sequence MSLIFHSATLLLAISFFYCFPLDPDRIKSPNYREGRYHNLDPDEELQGKSPLTILRWKVFGPKDPPAVAGLTEELPTVLERNSKDIIAPEGKVRVVWLGHATVWISSTFNGKTINVLTDPIFEAPILVGRLVKLPIPKEDLPVVDFVVVSHAHRDHLDRDTLRYLRSRNPNLQILLPSGMKSFSEEENLGSTVSQEWGQVSGKDSVKITFLPAHHWSRMGFSDTNQYFWGSYSIEAQGKIIYFAGDTGYSSHFKNISERLGKPVDLALLPIGAYKPRWFMKYAHIGPEEALIATKDLNAKSFAPIHWGTFPLGDDLPKEPMLDLKQRLSFPVSPDTKGLYPSTDGISWGSKDGVKIVPWTIGSGIDLD; translated from the coding sequence ATGAGTTTAATATTTCATTCCGCGACTCTCTTACTCGCAATTTCATTCTTCTATTGTTTTCCATTGGATCCGGACAGAATAAAGTCCCCCAATTATAGAGAGGGCAGATATCATAATTTAGATCCGGATGAAGAATTACAGGGAAAGTCTCCTTTAACTATCCTGCGTTGGAAGGTTTTCGGCCCTAAGGATCCTCCGGCAGTAGCAGGACTTACTGAAGAACTTCCTACAGTCTTAGAAAGAAACTCTAAGGATATAATCGCTCCGGAAGGAAAAGTCAGAGTAGTTTGGCTCGGACATGCTACCGTTTGGATCTCTTCCACCTTCAATGGAAAAACGATTAATGTTCTGACAGACCCTATCTTTGAAGCCCCGATCCTAGTAGGCAGACTAGTCAAACTTCCTATTCCAAAAGAGGATCTTCCTGTTGTGGATTTCGTAGTCGTGAGCCATGCACACAGGGACCATTTGGACCGGGATACATTAAGGTATTTGAGAAGTAGAAATCCGAACCTGCAGATACTTCTTCCGTCCGGAATGAAATCATTTTCGGAAGAAGAAAATTTAGGATCTACAGTTTCCCAAGAGTGGGGTCAGGTTAGCGGCAAGGATTCCGTAAAGATCACATTTCTTCCTGCGCATCATTGGAGTAGAATGGGATTTTCCGACACGAACCAATACTTCTGGGGAAGTTATTCCATAGAAGCTCAGGGAAAGATCATATACTTTGCAGGAGATACAGGATATTCTTCTCATTTCAAAAATATCTCCGAACGTTTGGGTAAGCCAGTGGATCTAGCACTTCTTCCTATCGGCGCCTATAAGCCCAGATGGTTTATGAAATACGCGCATATCGGACCCGAGGAAGCATTGATTGCAACTAAGGATTTGAATGCAAAGTCATTTGCACCTATTCATTGGGGGACATTTCCTTTAGGGGACGATCTGCCTAAAGAGCCCATGTTGGACCTTAAACAAAGGCTATCCTTCCCTGTTTCTCCGGATACAAAAGGACTCTACCCTTCTACGGACGGGATATCTTGGGGAAGTAAGGACGGAGTCAAAATTGTACCTTGGACTATAGGCAGCGGGATAGACCTAGATTGA
- a CDS encoding DUF819 family protein, producing MSELVHLIISFLFLGFILGFPWLAGSLSKKYKWLGFLGPVVLCYASGIFLGNLVPSEFLPKKIAETVSEISIPVAIPLLLASSDFGRGIKEARLALFSFLLSCIAVAISSVSVGFLLGSLHPESSKIGGMLAGLYTGGTPNSNAIGLALDTGKATIALVNTVDLLIGGTYLLFLLSFSKKVYSIFLKPEITIGGEDEAPSEIQVSPKNPAIRLLIGILLSVLGLGASFWISQTILDTASAPLILLGITTWGIGISFSKKVRSLNTYPVGYYFILMFSVAIGFLADFGSLVKGASGVLLIVLATMSIAILLHLIFGILFRIPVDTWIITSVSSIYGPAFVPSVAAAIGNRGVLILGILTGLIGYAVGNYLGLAVYWFLAR from the coding sequence ATGTCTGAACTAGTCCATTTAATAATCTCCTTTTTATTTTTAGGATTCATTTTGGGCTTTCCGTGGCTTGCAGGTAGCCTTTCCAAAAAATACAAATGGCTAGGCTTTTTAGGTCCGGTCGTTTTATGCTACGCCTCCGGAATTTTCTTAGGTAATTTAGTCCCCAGCGAATTTTTACCTAAGAAAATCGCGGAAACAGTTTCCGAAATCTCTATCCCGGTCGCGATCCCACTCTTACTTGCTTCTTCCGATTTTGGACGAGGGATCAAAGAGGCAAGACTTGCGTTATTTTCTTTCCTTCTTTCTTGTATCGCGGTTGCGATCTCTTCCGTTTCTGTGGGATTTTTACTCGGTTCCTTACATCCTGAATCTTCCAAAATAGGCGGGATGCTTGCAGGTTTGTATACGGGAGGAACGCCGAATTCAAATGCTATCGGCTTGGCATTGGATACCGGCAAGGCAACGATCGCACTTGTGAACACTGTGGATCTACTTATCGGTGGGACTTATCTTTTATTTCTACTTAGTTTCTCTAAGAAAGTATATTCTATTTTTCTAAAACCTGAGATTACTATCGGAGGAGAAGATGAAGCTCCTTCCGAAATACAAGTTTCTCCTAAAAATCCTGCGATACGTTTGTTAATCGGAATACTTCTATCCGTTTTGGGGTTAGGCGCTTCTTTCTGGATCTCACAAACGATTTTAGATACCGCTTCAGCACCTTTAATTCTCTTGGGGATCACTACATGGGGGATAGGGATCTCTTTTTCTAAAAAAGTGAGAAGTTTGAATACTTATCCGGTGGGATATTATTTTATTCTAATGTTCTCGGTTGCTATTGGGTTTTTGGCCGATTTTGGAAGTTTGGTAAAAGGGGCTTCCGGTGTGCTCTTGATCGTGCTTGCTACCATGTCGATCGCGATACTTCTTCATTTGATTTTCGGGATTTTGTTTCGGATCCCAGTGGATACTTGGATTATCACCTCCGTTTCCAGTATTTATGGTCCTGCATTTGTGCCTTCTGTGGCGGCTGCAATCGGGAATAGAGGCGTTCTGATCTTAGGGATTTTGACTGGACTTATCGGTTATGCGGTCGGGAATTATTTGGGTTTGGCAGTGTATTGGTTCTTAGCGCGGTGA
- a CDS encoding efflux RND transporter permease subunit has protein sequence MRTIIQSFIHNRLFMYLGVIFIFAAGGMSLCGLRRDAFPNVDMKQLVITTKFPGASPADVELRVTYPIEEKIKEIDGIDEIRSFSRNSVSDIDVRVSLEEKNPEKVLDEIRRAVDNAISDFPPQVTEKPKITERKSGSFPIMDFSVYGGKDEIELHTIAEFIELELEKIPGIARVDVFGKRDREWHILVNADKLKQYQLDLSDITRTIRTRNINLPAGSVDSEDAFDLRIDGEFKQPSEIGKIPVRTNDIFSTVRIGNLARVEDTFEYPRFLAIANGQQGLILSVIKKERADAIEVAENVQARLKELEKIYPEGIKTFKLNDEAKRTKNRLNVVSSNALIGFLIVFGILFLFLDFRTATLTSMSLPLSMLMTFAALPFFDVSFNMISMMGLIISLGMLVDNSIVISENIYTYLGEKMDKTSAALKGTTEMLVPIFGSYLTTVAAFLPMLFMAGIMGKFIWQIPLVVIIALTASLIESFLFLPARIAAFAKTPEELKKSSNFRKSLDTFFARMEERFTDFVALMIRNRNKSFFAIILIVMGSCGVMSQMDFILFPKEDIEIFLIKAEFPPSSRIFQTREKMKYMEEILKKIPPKELVSYSTKIGVQQTDPDDPLSRFGENLGVVMVYLTPESKRERKASEILASIEEDIRKTPGLSDVYLEEMAMAPPIGAPITIGVLGKDYEVLKKVSADLQSFLKGIKGVHSVRDDYRNGRKQMYIQLDEGLESFTGVSTFSAANMLRTAYDGERAGNVRQGKTKIYLRVMYDKNFRKNPEEVKSIPLRNKAGNITNLAKISRMDLKDSPELLSHRDFERAVTVNADIKIETGMTSREANQKVIDEFKPLIERQYPGVSIVFGGEEKDTQRSMASLGKAGLIALLGIFIILALTLQNVVRPLLILSTIPLGFVGIVLGFVLSGKAFSFLALIGIIGLAGVLVNASIVLVDCIDSIRKSSNAPLDEILVEASRRRFRPILLTTLTTVAGLLPTAYSVGGSDPVLIPMTLALGWGLGFGTLGSLLYVPVTLSVFSHLRAKLGFTSKPVAKHH, from the coding sequence ATGAGAACAATAATACAATCTTTCATTCACAATAGACTCTTCATGTATTTGGGGGTTATATTCATTTTTGCCGCGGGTGGAATGTCGCTTTGCGGTTTGCGCAGGGACGCTTTTCCTAATGTGGATATGAAGCAGCTTGTGATCACCACTAAATTTCCCGGAGCTTCTCCTGCGGATGTGGAATTACGGGTAACGTATCCTATCGAGGAAAAGATCAAAGAGATAGACGGTATAGATGAGATCCGTTCCTTCTCCCGTAACTCCGTTTCCGATATTGACGTTCGTGTGAGCTTAGAGGAGAAAAATCCGGAAAAAGTTTTGGATGAAATCCGAAGAGCCGTGGATAACGCAATCTCTGATTTTCCTCCTCAGGTTACTGAAAAACCTAAAATTACGGAAAGAAAATCAGGCTCCTTTCCGATCATGGACTTCTCCGTTTATGGCGGTAAAGACGAGATAGAACTACATACGATCGCGGAATTTATAGAGCTGGAGCTGGAAAAGATCCCAGGGATAGCCAGAGTGGATGTATTCGGAAAACGTGATAGAGAATGGCATATCCTCGTAAATGCGGACAAATTGAAACAATACCAATTGGATCTTTCCGATATCACAAGAACGATCCGGACTAGGAATATAAATCTACCTGCAGGTTCCGTGGATTCGGAAGATGCATTCGATCTAAGAATCGACGGAGAATTCAAACAACCCTCCGAAATAGGAAAGATCCCGGTTCGAACAAATGATATATTCTCCACTGTGCGTATCGGAAATTTAGCAAGGGTAGAAGATACTTTCGAATATCCTAGATTTCTTGCGATCGCGAACGGGCAACAGGGGTTGATCCTTTCTGTGATCAAAAAGGAAAGAGCGGATGCGATAGAAGTCGCAGAGAATGTCCAAGCTAGATTAAAAGAACTGGAAAAAATCTATCCGGAAGGAATTAAAACGTTCAAATTAAACGACGAGGCAAAAAGGACCAAGAACAGGTTGAATGTGGTTTCTTCGAACGCGCTCATTGGATTTTTGATCGTATTCGGGATCTTGTTTTTATTCTTAGATTTCAGAACCGCTACTCTGACTTCTATGTCATTACCTCTCTCGATGTTAATGACATTCGCAGCGCTTCCTTTCTTTGATGTTTCCTTTAATATGATCTCTATGATGGGACTCATCATCTCGCTCGGGATGCTTGTAGATAACTCCATCGTAATTTCCGAAAATATTTACACCTATCTAGGTGAGAAGATGGATAAAACATCCGCAGCCTTGAAAGGGACCACAGAGATGTTAGTGCCGATCTTTGGATCTTACCTCACTACCGTGGCTGCATTTCTTCCTATGCTCTTCATGGCGGGGATCATGGGAAAATTTATCTGGCAGATCCCTCTTGTGGTGATCATTGCATTGACTGCAAGTTTGATCGAATCCTTCTTATTTCTTCCCGCTAGAATTGCCGCATTTGCAAAAACTCCGGAAGAACTAAAGAAGTCCTCCAATTTTAGAAAATCCTTAGATACATTCTTTGCAAGAATGGAGGAAAGGTTTACCGATTTTGTGGCTTTGATGATCCGAAATCGGAACAAATCTTTCTTTGCGATCATACTGATCGTTATGGGTTCTTGTGGAGTCATGTCCCAAATGGACTTCATTCTTTTCCCGAAAGAGGACATCGAGATCTTTTTAATTAAGGCGGAGTTTCCTCCTTCCTCTCGTATTTTCCAAACTAGAGAAAAGATGAAGTATATGGAGGAGATCTTGAAAAAGATCCCTCCTAAAGAATTGGTGAGTTATTCTACAAAAATCGGAGTTCAGCAGACTGATCCGGATGACCCTTTATCCAGATTCGGAGAGAATTTAGGCGTAGTAATGGTCTACTTAACCCCGGAATCCAAAAGGGAAAGAAAGGCTTCGGAAATATTAGCTTCTATCGAGGAAGATATTCGAAAAACTCCGGGACTTTCCGACGTTTATTTGGAAGAAATGGCGATGGCGCCTCCGATCGGAGCGCCGATTACGATCGGAGTACTCGGAAAAGATTATGAAGTTCTCAAAAAAGTTTCCGCTGATCTACAATCCTTCTTAAAGGGGATCAAAGGGGTACATTCGGTTCGGGACGATTACAGGAACGGACGAAAACAGATGTATATCCAATTGGACGAAGGTTTGGAAAGTTTTACCGGAGTATCCACCTTCTCCGCTGCTAATATGCTAAGAACTGCATATGATGGAGAAAGAGCGGGTAACGTCCGGCAAGGTAAGACTAAAATATATCTGAGAGTGATGTACGATAAGAACTTCCGTAAAAATCCGGAAGAAGTAAAAAGTATTCCCCTTAGGAACAAAGCAGGGAATATCACAAATCTTGCCAAAATTTCCAGAATGGATCTAAAAGATTCTCCTGAATTACTTTCTCATAGGGATTTTGAAAGAGCGGTCACAGTGAACGCAGATATCAAGATCGAAACAGGAATGACCTCCAGAGAAGCGAATCAAAAGGTGATCGACGAATTCAAACCTTTGATCGAAAGACAATACCCTGGAGTTTCCATTGTATTCGGCGGAGAGGAGAAGGACACACAAAGATCCATGGCCTCGCTTGGAAAAGCTGGACTCATCGCTTTACTCGGGATCTTTATCATTCTTGCGTTAACTTTGCAAAATGTGGTAAGGCCACTTTTGATCTTGAGCACAATTCCGTTGGGATTTGTGGGGATTGTATTAGGATTTGTGTTGTCCGGAAAAGCATTCAGCTTTCTTGCTTTGATCGGTATCATCGGACTTGCAGGGGTCCTTGTGAACGCATCCATCGTATTAGTGGATTGTATAGATTCTATACGTAAATCATCTAATGCACCTTTGGATGAGATCTTAGTCGAGGCTAGCCGCAGAAGGTTCCGTCCGATCTTACTGACTACCTTGACTACAGTTGCAGGACTTCTCCCTACTGCTTACAGTGTGGGGGGATCGGATCCAGTACTAATTCCGATGACCCTAGCATTAGGTTGGGGACTTGGATTCGGGACTCTGGGAAGTTTACTCTATGTTCCTGTAACACTTTCAGTGTTCAGTCATTTGAGAGCTAAATTAGGTTTTACATCGAAGCCAGTAGCTAAGCACCATTAA
- the pyrB gene encoding aspartate carbamoyltransferase, giving the protein MAYEHKNILDTDQFSKEDLDFLVERTREMERLVEQNKAFGILEGKLLASLFFEASTRTRLSFEAAMERLGGRVISTVGFQFSSISKGETLYDTMKMVEAYADIAVIRHPVEGSSRIAAGAVKIPVINAGDGAGQHPTQALLDLYTIISEKGKLDGLTLAFIGDLKYGRTIHSLINLLRHYKVHLYLISPPELSLPESYKKGLAGFPITFEESDDIKKVWECDIAYVTRIQEERFPDHREYERLKESFKLNKELILASKKETTVLHPLPRVNELSTDVDDLPNAAYFRQAKYGVVSRMTLLCLSLGVRF; this is encoded by the coding sequence ATGGCGTACGAGCATAAGAATATCCTGGATACGGACCAGTTCTCCAAAGAGGATCTGGACTTTTTAGTCGAGAGAACTCGAGAGATGGAAAGGCTGGTGGAGCAAAATAAGGCCTTTGGTATTTTAGAAGGCAAACTTCTCGCTTCTCTTTTTTTTGAAGCATCTACAAGGACCAGACTTTCATTCGAAGCTGCCATGGAAAGATTGGGGGGAAGGGTAATCTCTACGGTAGGTTTCCAATTTTCTTCCATCTCTAAGGGCGAGACCTTATACGATACCATGAAAATGGTAGAGGCTTACGCAGACATTGCAGTGATCCGACACCCTGTGGAAGGTTCCTCTCGTATTGCGGCAGGCGCAGTCAAGATCCCGGTCATCAATGCGGGAGATGGGGCAGGGCAACATCCCACTCAAGCACTTCTAGATCTATACACGATCATTTCTGAAAAAGGAAAATTGGACGGACTCACTCTTGCATTTATAGGAGATCTAAAATATGGAAGGACGATCCATAGTTTGATCAATCTTCTTCGCCATTATAAAGTTCACTTATATCTGATTTCTCCTCCTGAACTTTCTCTTCCAGAGTCTTATAAGAAGGGGCTTGCAGGATTCCCTATCACTTTCGAAGAATCCGACGATATAAAAAAAGTTTGGGAATGCGATATCGCTTATGTGACTCGCATCCAGGAAGAAAGATTTCCGGATCATAGAGAATACGAAAGATTAAAAGAATCCTTCAAGTTGAACAAAGAATTGATTCTTGCATCTAAAAAAGAGACAACTGTTCTTCATCCTCTCCCGAGAGTGAACGAACTTTCTACTGATGTGGATGATCTTCCGAACGCAGCATACTTCCGTCAGGCAAAATACGGAGTGGTGAGCAGAATGACGTTACTCTGTCTTTCATTAGGCGTTCGTTTTTAA
- a CDS encoding fatty acid desaturase family protein gives MEASIQIRDLPFAKNRILSLTVLFLFISFHFLLPLGLFSGSIPDWVAWFFAAVLAPVSYTFWNLIHESIHGNFSNERKQNHFWGRFLCIVFGAPYSVLKCSHLMHHKFNREPGDRIEFYDPDSKKPRWFQSLNYYFRITIATYIFEVGTGLLLSLPSRWTKPIVDRFIEYPIEEGFFKWIYRPEILAELRKDIFWILAFYIPSFLLFGKDWPLLVFLLLSRSFFISFFDNAYHYGKEINDKNSAFNLTLPKTVSAFFLHFNYHRIHHRFPGCSWDRLPKQMEVCGETWDKSFIKQAWSQWGGLLEPLDGKISK, from the coding sequence ATGGAAGCTTCTATACAGATCAGAGACCTGCCATTTGCGAAAAATAGAATACTTTCGCTAACGGTCTTATTTTTATTTATCAGTTTCCATTTTTTGTTACCATTGGGACTCTTTAGTGGAAGCATTCCTGATTGGGTCGCTTGGTTTTTTGCTGCCGTTTTAGCGCCGGTATCTTATACCTTTTGGAATCTGATCCATGAAAGTATACATGGGAATTTTTCGAACGAAAGAAAACAGAATCATTTTTGGGGAAGGTTTCTTTGTATCGTGTTCGGAGCTCCTTATTCAGTTCTGAAATGTAGTCATCTGATGCACCATAAGTTCAATAGGGAACCTGGTGATCGGATAGAATTTTATGATCCAGATTCAAAAAAGCCAAGATGGTTCCAAAGTTTGAATTATTATTTTAGAATAACGATTGCCACTTACATTTTCGAAGTGGGGACAGGGCTCTTACTTTCATTACCTTCTCGTTGGACAAAGCCGATCGTGGATCGTTTCATTGAGTATCCTATAGAAGAAGGTTTTTTTAAGTGGATCTATCGTCCTGAAATATTGGCGGAATTACGAAAGGATATATTCTGGATCTTGGCATTTTATATTCCTTCTTTCTTGTTGTTTGGAAAAGATTGGCCTTTGTTGGTATTCCTACTTCTAAGTAGGTCCTTTTTTATATCATTTTTCGATAATGCATATCATTACGGGAAAGAAATTAATGATAAAAATTCGGCCTTTAATTTAACTCTACCGAAAACGGTAAGCGCATTCTTTTTACATTTTAATTATCATAGGATTCATCATAGATTCCCGGGATGTTCCTGGGATCGACTACCGAAACAAATGGAGGTTTGCGGAGAAACCTGGGACAAAAGTTTTATAAAACAAGCATGGAGCCAATGGGGCGGGCTCTTAGAACCTTTGGATGGAAAAATTTCTAAATAA
- the ruvA gene encoding Holliday junction branch migration protein RuvA: MISGLQGSIRKLEVGSVNLDVHGVTYEIVISFKTYWELKEFQTSAKEVRLHIYHSINERGQKLFGFLQERDKEFFKVMKGLHGIGEMTALKVLSFFSPWELHKIASSGEAKDLEKIPKVRAKTSEKIFFEVKQNLKKLELFLEAGSEDPSIPETSKEKLPSPEDRFKETAIQALVQLGFEDKSALKEVEKVLKRQSFTDTGELIREILKNL; this comes from the coding sequence ATGATCTCCGGGCTACAAGGTTCTATCCGAAAACTGGAAGTAGGCTCCGTGAATTTGGATGTTCACGGAGTGACTTACGAAATCGTAATATCATTCAAAACTTACTGGGAACTGAAAGAATTTCAAACTTCCGCAAAAGAAGTCCGACTTCATATCTACCATTCCATCAACGAAAGAGGACAAAAACTTTTCGGATTCCTACAGGAAAGAGATAAAGAATTTTTTAAAGTAATGAAAGGCCTGCATGGGATCGGAGAAATGACCGCGCTCAAAGTACTCTCCTTCTTCAGTCCATGGGAATTACATAAGATCGCTTCTTCAGGCGAAGCAAAAGATCTGGAGAAAATCCCGAAAGTAAGAGCCAAGACTTCCGAAAAAATATTTTTCGAAGTAAAACAAAACCTTAAAAAACTGGAGTTGTTTTTAGAAGCAGGCTCGGAAGATCCATCTATACCCGAAACTTCCAAAGAAAAACTCCCTTCTCCGGAAGACCGTTTCAAGGAAACCGCAATCCAAGCGCTTGTGCAACTTGGCTTCGAAGACAAATCCGCTCTCAAGGAAGTAGAGAAGGTCCTAAAAAGACAAAGTTTTACCGATACCGGGGAACTGATCCGAGAAATATTAAAAAATCTTTAA